In the genome of Deltaproteobacteria bacterium, the window CTGCGACGGAACAGCCGTTTATCCTCATCGTTTGTTTGGATAATGTGACCCTCGATGAACCCCGTATGAACCGGATAACATGGTGGCCACAACTGGGCTATTATTCCGCTATTTTAGTCTAGTGTTCGGTCTCAGTTTGAGCCGAGTTTCCCCCAAAGTAATATTCATTATTGTTCGTGAATTGTTATGCTGGTTGGTCTTTCTTAATCGATAAGCCTGGGTGTGTTTCAAGCTCTTGTAAGAGTCTGTCGGACTCCGGAGAGTTGTAGACCATTAGATTTTTGAAATGCCAGTATCCTTCAATTGTTGTTGAAAGAAATTCCATACCGAGACCGTCCGAATTTGCTCTTGCAAGTTTACACTTCACGGGAACGGTAAGTGGCGCTTCTGAAGAACCAAGCTTAAGACGGAGTTCACATTTGTCACCGATTTGCGGTGAGCCGTCTGAATCAATCTCGAGATTAACGAAGGCACCACCGAAACTCATATTGCGAGTTGTGCCTTTTAGAACGGGGCCATCTTCCATATAAATCTCAGCCGAGATATGAACTGCAACTCGTGTATGCTTTCGATTATTTGAATCCGCTAGTTGGCTCATTTTTACTCCCCCAAAAGAAGTCAGCCGGTGCAGGTCACCGAAATTACCGGTGAATTTAATTGTTTCATATACCGAAGCCGAGTGCGAACCAAGATATCTGGGATTTTATGAATTGTGATCATAAGGTGAGGTTATGTGTGACAGCGTCGCACATTAAATTACATGAAGTTGTGAGTTATGCCTGAATTACCCGAAGTAGAAACTGTGCGTCGAACCCTGGAACCCGTCTTGAGGGGCGATACCATAAAGGGATTTATTATCTATGAGCCGCGTCTGCGTTGGACTTTGGAGCCATCTGACTTAGAGCGATGGGTGAAGGGTAGGACGATTCGCAATATGGCGCGTCGCGGCAAATATCTCATCTTCGTTCTCGAGGGCGGCGGTGCGATGTTGGTTCATCTTGGTATGACCGGTGTATTAAGTTTGGCAAAAAGATCGCACGAACGTCGTACACATGACCATGTCATTTTTGAATTGGCCAGTGGTGGCCAACTTGTCTTTAATGACGTTCGCCGTTTTGGTTCGATTGATGCGTTTGAATACAGTGGCATTGCTGAGCACCCGAGGCTTTGTCACCTTGGTCCGGAACCTTTGGAGGCCGAGTTCAACGCCGAGTATTTATACCGGGTTAGCCGCGGAATGAAAGTGAACATTAAGAACTTCATTATGGATGGACGCCGTGTGGTGGGCGTGGGTAATATCTATGCAGCGGAAGCCTTATTTCATTCTGGGATTCATCCCAAGACTCCGGCAAGGCGAATTGGTAAAGAACGCTGCGCCCTTTTGGTAGAGGCGATTCAAAAGATATTACAAGATGCCATTGTTAAGGGTGGAACCACTATCAGCGATTTTCGCAATGGCTATGGCGAGGTGGGTTACTTCGGGCAGTCATTATCGGTTTATGGACGAGAAGGGGAACCATGTACGCGTTGCAAGAAAATCATTCGGCGGATGGTTCAGGGCGGTCGCAGCACATTCTACTGTGCTGGCTGTCAGCGGGGTTAGCTCACTGAGCTTATCTGACGGCGGTCACACATGCGTCTCATTTTAGCCAAGCCTTGAACTTGGATCTGTCGAACTCGCTCTCTAGACAAATTGTACCGTTGGCCAATCTCGTCGAGGGTTTGGTCGGTGTCATCCCCAATACCGAATCGGCGAATGATGATATCTCTTTCCATTGGATTGAGCAGACCCATTAAATCGCGAATACGTTCTAAGGTATTCTCGCGAATCAGAGCTTCATCGATAGCGGGCCGGCTTTGGTCGCGTACTAAATCTACAAAGCGTCGTGGGTCGCTGCTGCTTAATTCCTCGTCCAGTGAAACTGGATCAGGATTGATGCCGTTTTGAATATCCTCGACCTTGGCCAACGGAAGCTGCAGCGACTTGGCAACTTCTTCAGAAGACGGACTTCGTCCAAGTGTATGGTTCAAGCTGTTGACGGTTCTCTTAACCTGCCGCCGTGAATCGATAACGTGAACCGGAAGTCGAACTTGCGAGCCTTTATTGATAATGGCGCGTTCAATAGATTGTCGAATCCACCAGTGTGCGTAAGTTGAGAACCTAAAGCCTCGCCGGTAGTCAAAGCGGTGAACCGCCTTGAGTAGCCCGATGTTGCCTTCTTGAATCAAATCGATG includes:
- a CDS encoding PilZ domain-containing protein; translated protein: MSQLADSNNRKHTRVAVHISAEIYMEDGPVLKGTTRNMSFGGAFVNLEIDSDGSPQIGDKCELRLKLGSSEAPLTVPVKCKLARANSDGLGMEFLSTTIEGYWHFKNLMVYNSPESDRLLQELETHPGLSIKKDQPA
- the mutM gene encoding bifunctional DNA-formamidopyrimidine glycosylase/DNA-(apurinic or apyrimidinic site) lyase, which gives rise to MPELPEVETVRRTLEPVLRGDTIKGFIIYEPRLRWTLEPSDLERWVKGRTIRNMARRGKYLIFVLEGGGAMLVHLGMTGVLSLAKRSHERRTHDHVIFELASGGQLVFNDVRRFGSIDAFEYSGIAEHPRLCHLGPEPLEAEFNAEYLYRVSRGMKVNIKNFIMDGRRVVGVGNIYAAEALFHSGIHPKTPARRIGKERCALLVEAIQKILQDAIVKGGTTISDFRNGYGEVGYFGQSLSVYGREGEPCTRCKKIIRRMVQGGRSTFYCAGCQRG